A DNA window from Streptomyces canus contains the following coding sequences:
- a CDS encoding carbohydrate ABC transporter permease yields MTRRTIARALVYFSLIAATLVVLLPLVVVLLTSLKSEKEMANTSGALELPHDLLNFHNYVTAFQDGEMLSAFTNTAIILLISIGGTVLIGSMTAYAIDRFTFRFKKLVVALFLTAALVPGVTTQVATFQIVNSFGMFDSLWAPIALYMGTDIVSIYIFLQFVRSIPISLDESARLDGANAFTIYRKIIFPLLKPATATVVIVKGITVYNDFYIPFLYMPSEDLGVISTSLFRFRGPYAAHWEVISAGAVLVILPTLIVFLSLQRFIYNGFTRGATR; encoded by the coding sequence ATGACCCGCCGTACGATCGCCCGCGCCCTTGTCTACTTCTCGCTGATCGCCGCGACCCTGGTCGTCCTGCTGCCGCTCGTGGTCGTCCTCCTCACCTCCCTCAAGTCCGAGAAGGAGATGGCCAACACGAGCGGGGCCCTCGAACTCCCGCACGACCTGCTGAACTTCCACAACTACGTGACGGCGTTCCAGGACGGCGAGATGCTCTCCGCCTTCACCAACACGGCGATCATCCTGCTGATCTCGATCGGCGGCACGGTCCTCATCGGCTCGATGACGGCCTACGCCATCGACCGGTTCACCTTCCGCTTCAAGAAACTGGTGGTGGCGCTCTTCCTGACGGCCGCCCTGGTCCCCGGCGTCACCACCCAGGTGGCCACGTTCCAGATCGTCAACAGCTTCGGCATGTTCGACAGCCTCTGGGCCCCGATCGCCCTCTACATGGGCACGGACATCGTCTCGATCTACATCTTTCTGCAGTTCGTCCGCTCGATCCCGATCTCCCTGGACGAATCGGCCCGCCTGGACGGCGCCAACGCCTTCACGATCTACCGAAAGATCATCTTCCCGCTGCTGAAGCCGGCGACCGCGACCGTGGTGATCGTGAAGGGCATCACCGTCTACAACGACTTCTACATCCCCTTCCTCTACATGCCCTCGGAAGATCTTGGCGTGATCTCGACGTCGCTGTTCCGCTTCCGAGGCCCCTACGCGGCCCACTGGGAGGTCATTTCGGCAGGAGCGGTCCTGGTGATCCTGCCGACCCTGATCGTTTTCCTGTCGTTGCAGCGCTTCATCTACAACGGCTTCACGCGGGGCGCGACCAGATGA
- a CDS encoding LacI family DNA-binding transcriptional regulator — translation MTAQPAARVTIKDVAARAGVSKGAVSLAFNHKPGLSEATRDRIFRAARELGWAPNLTARTLAGSRVDVVGLAICRPARLLGLEPFYMEFVSGVESVLIERNCSLLLRLVRNVEEEVGLQESWWRGRQVGGSILVDFRADDPRVAATERLGLPVVAVGHPAFTGSLTSVWTDDATAVTDAVRYLAALGHRRIARVGGAAALGHTAMRTAAFDEAARSLELAGAWQVTTDYSGEAGGRATRSLLTAPSADRPTAIVYDNDIMAVAGLSVAAEMGLNVPRDVSLLAWDDSQLCRLTHPTLSAMSHDVHGFGAEAARTLFGVITGEGPGSHPVPTPVLTPRGSTAPPAV, via the coding sequence ATGACAGCCCAGCCGGCCGCGCGCGTCACCATCAAGGACGTCGCCGCCCGCGCCGGTGTGTCCAAGGGGGCCGTCTCGCTCGCCTTCAACCACAAGCCGGGGCTGTCGGAGGCGACCCGGGACCGGATCTTCCGGGCCGCGCGGGAGCTGGGCTGGGCGCCGAACCTCACGGCACGGACGCTGGCCGGGTCGCGGGTGGACGTGGTGGGCCTCGCGATCTGCCGGCCGGCGCGGCTGCTGGGCCTCGAACCCTTCTACATGGAGTTCGTGTCGGGCGTGGAGAGCGTGCTGATCGAGCGGAACTGCTCACTGCTGCTGCGGCTCGTGCGGAACGTGGAGGAGGAGGTCGGGCTGCAGGAGTCGTGGTGGCGCGGCCGGCAGGTCGGGGGGTCGATCCTGGTCGACTTCCGTGCCGACGATCCGCGCGTCGCGGCCACCGAGCGGCTGGGCCTGCCCGTCGTGGCCGTGGGGCATCCCGCGTTCACCGGCAGCCTCACATCCGTGTGGACCGACGACGCCACCGCCGTGACGGACGCCGTACGGTATCTGGCGGCGCTGGGGCACCGGCGGATCGCCCGGGTGGGGGGTGCGGCGGCGCTCGGGCACACGGCGATGCGGACGGCCGCGTTCGACGAGGCGGCGCGGAGCCTGGAGCTGGCGGGCGCCTGGCAGGTGACCACCGACTACTCGGGAGAAGCCGGGGGGCGGGCCACCCGGTCCCTGCTGACCGCCCCGTCGGCGGACCGGCCCACGGCGATCGTCTACGACAACGACATCATGGCGGTGGCCGGGCTGTCGGTCGCGGCGGAGATGGGGCTGAACGTTCCGCGCGACGTCTCACTGCTCGCCTGGGACGACTCCCAGCTCTGCCGGCTCACCCATCCCACGCTCTCCGCGATGAGCCATGACGTGCACGGATTCGGCGCGGAAGCGGCTCGGACGTTGTTCGGGGTGATCACCGGGGAGGGGCCGGGATCGCACCCCGTGCCCACTCCGGTGCTGACCCCGAGGGGCTCCACCGCGCCTCCGGCGGTGTGA
- a CDS encoding response regulator transcription factor → MSVLLEQPASLVAYRPNKPTAMVVVADPRVRSTVTRHLWALGVRDVIEASSVAEARPRIGNPRDICVADVHLPDGSGLTLLSETRAAGWPNGLALSAADDIGAVRNALAGGVKGYVVTGTRTNVGLPTRPGAAPIGSAAARMHRRPPGAPSHPGGYRELSGREVEVLRLVAEGQSNKAIGVSMGLSALTVKSHLARIARKLGTGDRAGMVAVALRTGIIH, encoded by the coding sequence GTGTCCGTTCTCCTCGAGCAGCCCGCAAGCCTGGTCGCCTACCGCCCGAACAAGCCCACCGCCATGGTGGTCGTGGCCGACCCGCGTGTCCGATCCACCGTCACCCGTCACCTCTGGGCGCTCGGTGTGCGCGATGTCATTGAAGCCTCGTCCGTGGCGGAGGCCCGTCCCCGAATCGGCAACCCCAGAGACATCTGCGTCGCCGATGTCCACCTTCCCGACGGCTCCGGCCTGACCCTGCTGTCCGAGACCCGCGCCGCGGGCTGGCCCAACGGCCTCGCCCTCTCCGCGGCCGACGACATCGGCGCCGTGCGCAACGCCCTCGCGGGCGGCGTCAAGGGCTACGTCGTCACCGGCACCCGCACCAACGTCGGGCTCCCCACCCGGCCTGGCGCCGCCCCCATCGGCTCCGCCGCCGCCCGTATGCACCGCCGCCCCCCGGGTGCCCCGAGTCACCCGGGTGGCTACCGCGAACTCTCCGGCCGTGAGGTCGAAGTACTGCGGCTGGTGGCCGAAGGGCAGTCGAACAAGGCGATCGGCGTCTCGATGGGCCTGTCCGCACTGACCGTCAAGAGCCACCTCGCCCGGATCGCCCGCAAGCTCGGCACGGGAGACCGCGCCGGCATGGTGGCGGTGGCCCTCCGTACCGGCATCATCCACTGA
- a CDS encoding ABC transporter substrate-binding protein, with translation MNRRTALAMAVGAALLIPGCTGTGGSSKGADAKAPDDPSKVTGTIKVLTVRTDLVQDGTLKRYAAEFSKTYPKVKVEFEGITDYEAEVKIRMNTENYGDVLLIPAVIKKSDYPRFFASLGTQEERAKKYRFTDFTAVDGKVYGQSPVAVSPGFVYNKRIWKEAGVTEWPTTPAEFVADLKAIKAKTDAIPYYTNFSAGWPLSSWTSVDGAVTCDPKATDKLAEGDPWAKGADLRVGDQLLYDIVHEGLIEKDPTTSNWEESKPRTAKGEIATQWLGTWAIVQFQDAAKKAGVNPDDIGFMPFPAQTGGKFCATIAPDYNQAVNVHSPHKEAARAWIDWFTDKSGYVEDNLALSPLKDAPLPSVLKPYEDQGVKFIELDDAQGAKVKQIDNESEVGLYAPEYRQKLVDLARGARKGSLDDFLADLSKRWTDTQKNLGS, from the coding sequence ATGAACCGCCGTACAGCCCTGGCCATGGCCGTGGGAGCCGCCTTGCTGATCCCCGGGTGCACCGGCACCGGTGGATCCTCAAAGGGCGCCGATGCCAAGGCACCTGATGATCCGTCGAAGGTCACCGGCACCATCAAGGTCCTCACCGTCCGCACCGACCTCGTGCAGGACGGCACGCTGAAGAGGTACGCCGCCGAGTTCAGCAAGACCTATCCGAAGGTGAAGGTCGAGTTCGAGGGCATCACGGACTACGAGGCCGAGGTCAAGATCCGGATGAACACCGAGAACTACGGCGATGTCCTGCTGATCCCGGCCGTCATCAAGAAGAGCGACTACCCGAGGTTCTTCGCCTCGCTGGGCACCCAGGAGGAGCGCGCCAAGAAGTACCGCTTCACCGACTTCACCGCCGTCGACGGCAAGGTGTACGGGCAGAGCCCCGTCGCCGTGAGTCCCGGGTTCGTCTACAACAAGCGGATCTGGAAGGAGGCCGGGGTCACCGAATGGCCCACCACCCCGGCCGAGTTCGTCGCCGACCTCAAGGCCATCAAGGCGAAGACCGACGCGATCCCGTACTACACCAACTTCTCGGCGGGCTGGCCGCTGTCCTCGTGGACGTCCGTCGACGGCGCGGTGACCTGCGACCCGAAGGCGACCGACAAGCTCGCCGAGGGCGACCCCTGGGCCAAGGGCGCGGACCTGCGCGTCGGCGACCAGCTCCTGTACGACATCGTCCACGAGGGGCTGATCGAGAAGGACCCGACCACCAGCAACTGGGAGGAGTCCAAGCCCCGGACCGCCAAGGGTGAGATCGCCACGCAGTGGCTCGGCACCTGGGCGATCGTGCAGTTCCAGGACGCGGCGAAGAAGGCCGGCGTGAACCCCGACGACATCGGCTTCATGCCCTTCCCGGCCCAGACGGGCGGGAAGTTCTGCGCGACCATCGCCCCCGACTACAACCAGGCGGTCAACGTCCACTCCCCGCACAAGGAGGCGGCCAGGGCCTGGATCGACTGGTTCACCGACAAGTCCGGCTATGTCGAGGACAACCTCGCCCTCTCCCCGCTCAAGGACGCGCCGCTGCCGTCGGTCCTGAAGCCGTACGAGGACCAGGGCGTGAAGTTCATCGAACTGGACGACGCCCAGGGCGCGAAGGTCAAGCAGATCGACAACGAGTCCGAGGTCGGCCTCTATGCCCCCGAGTACCGCCAGAAGCTCGTCGACCTCGCCCGCGGCGCCCGCAAGGGCAGCCTCGACGACTTCCTCGCCGACCTCAGCAAGCGCTGGACGGACACCCAGAAGAACCTGGGGTCCTGA
- a CDS encoding DUF3000 domain-containing protein, whose translation MDDAKEGDRDGGAAAPPAFQAAVQALRGSRLRPQIEIEPTRAPQRLAPHAYALEATVVDGDQDLADGRLVLLHDPDGHDAWRGTFRLVTLVRAELEAEMAADPLLPEVCWSWLTGALSARGLSYGEPSGTVTRASSHYFGGLSERPATSQIEIRASWTPREGLGGVPDTAGHLTSWCDLLAQVAGLPPAGPGDASIVTLPQRRDPQAR comes from the coding sequence ATGGACGACGCGAAGGAAGGGGACCGGGATGGCGGCGCTGCGGCTCCGCCGGCTTTCCAGGCCGCGGTTCAGGCCCTGCGTGGCAGTCGGCTGCGGCCGCAGATCGAGATCGAGCCGACACGGGCCCCACAGCGGCTCGCCCCGCACGCGTACGCGCTGGAGGCCACCGTCGTCGACGGCGACCAGGACCTCGCCGACGGGCGGCTCGTCCTGCTGCACGACCCGGACGGCCACGACGCCTGGCGGGGCACCTTCCGGCTGGTGACGCTCGTGCGCGCGGAGCTGGAGGCGGAGATGGCCGCCGACCCGCTGCTGCCCGAGGTGTGCTGGTCGTGGCTGACGGGCGCGCTCTCGGCGCGCGGGCTGTCGTACGGCGAACCGAGCGGCACCGTCACGCGCGCGAGCTCGCACTACTTCGGTGGTCTGTCCGAGCGCCCCGCGACCTCGCAGATCGAGATCCGGGCCTCCTGGACGCCCCGCGAGGGCCTGGGCGGCGTGCCGGACACGGCGGGGCACCTCACCTCCTGGTGCGACCTGCTGGCCCAGGTCGCGGGTCTGCCGCCGGCCGGTCCGGGTGACGCGTCGATCGTGACGTTGCCACAGCGGCGGGACCCGCAGGCGCGCTGA
- a CDS encoding carbohydrate ABC transporter permease has product MTDTTQKAAVEVIPAAPVPAPPTRRTRVRRGVTPWLFLVAPLALLITFTYAPIANMIAYSFTDWDGVSPELHSTGVENYREVFTRPDLFEVFWVSGYYLAASVVQIVLALYFATILSFNVRFRNFFKGVLFFPYLINGVAIGFVFLYFFQDGGTLDSVLSLFGVKTDHAWLGTPVSANTSLAGVSVWRYLGLNFVLFLGAIQSVPGELYEAAELDGANRWHQFRHIIAPGIKPVLALTVILSISGSLSVFEIPYIMTGGATGTETFVIQTVNLAFRFNKTGLASAAAVVLLLIILLVTWVQRRLVPDDKVDLV; this is encoded by the coding sequence ATGACGGACACCACACAGAAGGCGGCCGTGGAGGTGATCCCGGCCGCCCCCGTCCCGGCACCGCCCACGCGCCGCACCCGCGTCCGGCGGGGCGTGACCCCCTGGCTGTTCCTGGTCGCCCCGCTCGCCCTGCTGATCACCTTCACCTACGCGCCGATCGCCAACATGATCGCGTACAGCTTCACCGACTGGGACGGTGTCAGCCCCGAACTGCACTCCACGGGCGTCGAGAACTACCGGGAGGTGTTCACCCGCCCGGATCTCTTCGAGGTCTTCTGGGTCAGCGGTTACTACCTCGCCGCCTCCGTGGTCCAGATCGTCCTCGCGCTCTACTTCGCGACGATCCTGAGCTTCAACGTCCGCTTCCGGAACTTCTTCAAGGGCGTGCTCTTCTTCCCGTACCTGATCAACGGCGTCGCGATCGGCTTCGTGTTCCTCTACTTCTTCCAGGACGGCGGCACCCTCGACTCGGTGCTGAGCCTGTTCGGAGTGAAGACCGACCACGCCTGGCTCGGCACCCCGGTCTCCGCGAACACCTCGCTGGCCGGCGTCTCGGTCTGGCGCTATCTCGGCCTGAACTTCGTGCTCTTCCTGGGCGCGATCCAGTCCGTCCCGGGGGAGTTGTACGAGGCCGCGGAGCTGGACGGCGCGAACCGCTGGCACCAGTTCCGCCACATCATCGCGCCGGGCATCAAGCCGGTCCTGGCCCTCACGGTGATCCTCTCGATCTCCGGCTCGCTGTCGGTCTTCGAGATCCCGTACATCATGACCGGCGGCGCGACCGGCACCGAGACCTTCGTGATCCAGACGGTCAACCTGGCCTTCCGCTTCAACAAGACGGGCCTGGCCTCGGCGGCCGCCGTCGTCCTCCTGCTGATCATCCTGCTGGTGACCTGGGTGCAGCGACGCCTGGTCCCCGACGACAAGGTGGACCTCGTATGA
- a CDS encoding 3-hydroxyacyl-CoA dehydrogenase NAD-binding domain-containing protein yields MSTTELLKGAAELFPDEVVTQAHVRHLDLPFNAGRFALITLDNGFDHTKPTTFGPASLANLDTAIDQVEKEAAAGEIVGVGITGKPFIFAVGADLKGVELLKEHKDALAIGKGGHEVFKRLAGIAVPTFAYYNGAAMGGGVEVGLHCTHRTVSAALPAFSLPEVFLGLVPGWGGCTLLPNLIGADKAVSVIIENSLNQNKQLKGAQVYELGIADALFEGADFLEQSLLWTASVLKGEIVIDRPVIDRGEAWDQAVAKGRFIADSKVHGAAPAAYRALDIIAAAKNGDLQQGYDAEDKALADLIMGGELRSGIYAFNLVQKRGKRPAGAPDKNLARPVTKVGVVGAGLMASQLALLFLRRLEVPVVLTDIDQERVDKGVGYVHAEIEKLLGKGRINQDKANRLKALVTGVLDKAEGFSDADFVIEAVFEEIGVKQQVFAEVEAVAPAHAILATNTSSLSVTEMASKLKNPERVVGFHFFNPVAILPLLEIVRGEQTDDASLATAFAVAKKLKKTAVLVKDAPAFVVNRILTRFMGEIQNVIDEGTPVEVAEKAVEPLGLPMSPLVLLELVGPAIGLHVSETLNRAFPDRFTVSPNLAAVVKAGKRGFYVYDSGKPELDPEVAALLKQGDSVLTEEQVRERVLDAVAQEIGLMLDEGVVAEAQDIDLCLITGAGWPFHLGGITPYLDREGVSERVNGKKFLAPGVASVPA; encoded by the coding sequence GTGAGCACCACTGAGCTCTTGAAGGGTGCGGCCGAGCTGTTCCCGGACGAGGTAGTCACCCAGGCGCACGTGCGTCACCTGGACCTGCCGTTCAACGCGGGCCGCTTCGCGCTCATCACGCTGGACAACGGCTTCGACCACACCAAGCCGACCACCTTCGGCCCGGCCTCGCTGGCGAATCTCGACACCGCCATCGACCAGGTCGAGAAGGAGGCCGCGGCCGGCGAGATCGTCGGTGTCGGCATCACCGGCAAGCCGTTCATCTTCGCCGTCGGCGCCGACCTCAAGGGCGTCGAGCTGCTCAAGGAGCACAAGGACGCGCTGGCCATCGGCAAGGGCGGCCACGAGGTCTTCAAGCGCCTCGCGGGCATCGCGGTGCCGACCTTCGCGTACTACAACGGTGCCGCGATGGGCGGCGGCGTCGAGGTCGGTCTGCACTGCACCCACCGCACGGTGTCCGCGGCCCTGCCCGCCTTCTCGCTCCCCGAGGTCTTCCTCGGCCTGGTCCCCGGCTGGGGCGGCTGCACCCTGCTGCCGAACCTGATCGGCGCCGACAAGGCCGTCTCGGTGATCATCGAGAACTCCCTCAACCAGAACAAGCAGCTCAAGGGAGCTCAGGTCTACGAACTGGGCATCGCCGACGCATTGTTCGAGGGCGCGGACTTCCTGGAGCAGTCCCTGCTGTGGACGGCGTCCGTCCTCAAGGGCGAGATCGTCATCGACCGCCCGGTGATCGACCGCGGTGAGGCCTGGGACCAGGCCGTCGCCAAGGGCCGTTTCATCGCGGACTCCAAGGTGCACGGGGCCGCTCCGGCCGCCTACCGCGCCCTCGACATCATCGCCGCCGCCAAGAACGGCGACCTCCAGCAGGGCTACGACGCCGAGGACAAGGCCCTCGCCGACCTGATCATGGGTGGCGAACTGCGCTCCGGCATCTACGCGTTCAACCTGGTGCAGAAGCGCGGCAAGCGTCCTGCGGGCGCCCCGGACAAGAACCTGGCCCGCCCGGTCACCAAGGTCGGTGTCGTCGGCGCCGGTCTGATGGCCTCCCAGCTCGCGCTGCTCTTCCTGCGCCGCCTCGAGGTGCCGGTCGTGCTGACCGACATCGACCAGGAGCGCGTCGACAAGGGTGTGGGCTACGTCCACGCCGAGATCGAGAAGCTGCTCGGCAAGGGCCGTATCAACCAGGACAAGGCCAACCGCCTCAAGGCCCTGGTCACCGGTGTGCTGGACAAGGCCGAGGGCTTCTCCGACGCGGACTTCGTCATCGAGGCCGTGTTCGAGGAGATCGGCGTCAAGCAGCAGGTGTTCGCGGAGGTCGAGGCGGTCGCCCCGGCGCACGCGATCCTCGCCACCAACACCTCCTCGCTGTCGGTCACCGAGATGGCGTCGAAGCTGAAGAACCCCGAGCGGGTCGTGGGCTTCCACTTCTTCAACCCGGTCGCGATCCTCCCGCTCCTCGAGATCGTGCGCGGCGAGCAGACCGACGACGCGTCGCTGGCCACCGCCTTCGCCGTCGCCAAGAAGCTGAAGAAGACCGCGGTGCTGGTCAAGGACGCCCCGGCGTTCGTCGTCAACCGCATCCTCACCCGCTTCATGGGCGAGATCCAGAACGTCATCGACGAGGGCACCCCGGTCGAGGTCGCGGAGAAGGCGGTGGAGCCCCTGGGCCTGCCGATGTCACCTCTCGTCCTCCTGGAGCTGGTCGGCCCCGCGATCGGTCTGCACGTCTCGGAGACCCTCAACCGGGCGTTCCCGGACCGCTTCACGGTCTCCCCGAACCTCGCGGCCGTCGTCAAGGCGGGCAAGCGCGGCTTCTACGTCTACGACTCCGGCAAGCCGGAGCTGGACCCGGAGGTCGCCGCGCTGCTGAAGCAGGGCGACTCCGTGCTGACCGAGGAGCAGGTCCGCGAGCGCGTCCTCGACGCCGTCGCCCAGGAGATCGGGCTCATGCTCGACGAGGGCGTGGTCGCCGAGGCCCAGGACATCGACCTGTGCCTCATCACGGGC
- a CDS encoding thiolase family protein, translating into MPRTVRDVVFVDGVRTPFGKAGPKGIYHETRADDLVVKAIRELLRRNPGLDPKKIDEVAIAATTQIGDQGLTIGRTAGILAGLPQSVPGYSIDRMCAGALTAVTTVAGSVAFGAYDIAIAGGVEHMGRHPMGEGVDPNPRFVSEKLVDESALFMGMTAENLHDRYPQITKQRADEYAVRSQEKAAKAYANGKIQADLVPISVRRTNPEAGETGWGLVTADEPMRPGTTLENLSGLKTPFRVHGRVTAGNAAGLNDGATASLIASEDFARENDLPVKMRLVSYSFVGVEPEVMGYGPIPATEKALAQAGLSISDIGLFEINEAFAVQVLAFLDHYGIADDDERVNQYGGAIAFGHPLASSGVRLMTQLARQFEEQPEVRYGLTTMCVGFGMGATVIWENPNHKDAGGSK; encoded by the coding sequence GTGCCTCGTACCGTCAGGGACGTCGTCTTCGTCGACGGCGTCCGCACCCCGTTCGGCAAGGCGGGCCCGAAGGGCATCTACCACGAGACCCGCGCCGACGACCTCGTCGTGAAGGCGATCCGGGAGCTGCTGCGCCGCAACCCGGGTCTCGACCCGAAGAAGATCGACGAGGTCGCCATCGCCGCGACCACGCAGATCGGTGACCAGGGGCTCACCATCGGCCGTACCGCCGGGATCCTCGCCGGTCTTCCCCAGTCCGTCCCGGGCTACTCCATCGACCGCATGTGCGCCGGCGCTCTGACCGCCGTCACCACGGTCGCCGGATCGGTCGCCTTCGGTGCCTACGACATCGCCATCGCCGGTGGTGTCGAGCACATGGGCCGTCACCCCATGGGCGAGGGCGTGGACCCGAACCCGCGGTTCGTCAGCGAGAAGCTGGTCGACGAGTCGGCTCTGTTCATGGGCATGACCGCCGAGAACCTGCACGACCGCTACCCGCAGATCACCAAGCAGCGCGCCGACGAGTACGCCGTGCGCTCCCAGGAGAAGGCCGCCAAGGCGTACGCCAACGGCAAGATCCAGGCCGACCTGGTGCCCATCTCGGTGCGCCGGACCAACCCGGAGGCCGGGGAGACCGGCTGGGGTCTGGTGACGGCCGACGAGCCGATGCGTCCCGGCACCACCCTGGAGAACCTCTCCGGGCTGAAGACGCCGTTCCGTGTGCACGGCCGGGTCACCGCGGGCAACGCGGCCGGTCTGAACGACGGCGCCACCGCGTCCCTCATCGCCTCCGAGGACTTCGCCCGCGAGAACGACCTGCCGGTGAAGATGCGCCTCGTCTCGTACTCCTTCGTGGGTGTCGAGCCGGAGGTCATGGGCTACGGCCCGATCCCGGCCACCGAGAAGGCGCTCGCCCAGGCGGGTCTGTCCATCTCCGACATCGGCCTGTTCGAGATCAACGAGGCCTTCGCCGTCCAGGTCCTGGCCTTCCTCGACCACTACGGCATCGCGGACGACGACGAGCGCGTCAACCAGTACGGCGGCGCGATCGCCTTCGGTCACCCGCTGGCCTCCTCGGGTGTGCGTCTGATGACGCAGCTGGCCCGCCAGTTCGAGGAGCAGCCCGAGGTCCGCTACGGCCTGACCACCATGTGCGTCGGCTTCGGCATGGGCGCGACGGTCATCTGGGAGAACCCGAACCACAAGGACGCCGGAGGCAGCAAGTGA
- a CDS encoding ribonuclease D — translation MTDAQETAADVSLRTTGGGPPDDGGSSAAEAPIPLLEPREGIPPVIADEDSLAEVIAAFGAGSGPVAVDAERASGYRYGQRAYLVQLRRAGAGSALIDPVACPDLSGLGEALSGVEWVLHAATQDLPCLREIGMVPSRLFDTELAGRIAGFPRVGLGAMVEGVLGFVLEKGHSAVDWSTRPLPEPWLRYAALDVELLVDLRDALEKELDRQGKLEWALQEFDAIASAPPAEPRKDPWRRTSGMHKVRRRRQLAVVRELWEARDRIAQRRDVSPGKVLSDAAIVEAALSVPANVHALAALNGFGHRMGRRQLEQWQAAVDRAKALPETQLPQPGQPLTGPPPPRAWADKDPAAAARLSAARAAVSALAESLNMPQENLITPDTVRRVCWEPPAVVSAESVGAALAGHGARAWQVEQVTPVLVAALSA, via the coding sequence GTGACCGACGCCCAAGAGACCGCAGCAGACGTTTCACTGCGAACCACCGGAGGCGGCCCTCCGGACGATGGCGGATCTTCTGCAGCGGAGGCGCCGATCCCTCTGCTGGAGCCGCGCGAGGGCATTCCGCCCGTGATCGCCGACGAGGACTCGCTCGCCGAGGTGATCGCCGCGTTCGGCGCAGGCTCCGGCCCCGTCGCCGTCGACGCCGAGCGGGCGTCCGGCTACCGCTACGGACAGCGCGCGTATCTCGTCCAGCTGCGCCGCGCGGGTGCGGGGAGCGCGCTGATCGACCCCGTGGCCTGTCCCGATCTCTCGGGCCTCGGCGAGGCCCTCTCCGGTGTGGAGTGGGTGCTGCACGCCGCCACGCAGGACCTTCCCTGTCTCCGCGAAATAGGCATGGTGCCCTCGCGACTGTTCGACACCGAGCTGGCCGGGCGGATCGCCGGGTTCCCCCGGGTCGGGCTCGGCGCGATGGTCGAAGGAGTGCTGGGCTTCGTACTGGAGAAGGGGCACTCGGCCGTCGACTGGTCGACCCGCCCGCTGCCCGAGCCGTGGCTGCGGTACGCCGCCCTCGACGTGGAGCTTCTCGTCGACCTGCGCGACGCGCTGGAGAAGGAGCTCGACCGGCAGGGGAAGCTGGAGTGGGCGCTTCAGGAGTTCGACGCGATCGCTTCGGCTCCGCCGGCCGAGCCGCGCAAGGATCCCTGGCGTCGGACCTCCGGGATGCACAAGGTGCGGCGGCGTCGGCAGCTGGCCGTCGTGCGGGAACTGTGGGAGGCACGGGACCGTATCGCCCAGCGGCGGGATGTGTCGCCGGGCAAGGTGCTGTCCGATGCGGCGATCGTCGAGGCGGCGCTCTCCGTGCCGGCCAATGTGCATGCGCTGGCCGCCTTGAACGGGTTCGGGCATCGGATGGGACGACGGCAGCTGGAGCAGTGGCAGGCCGCGGTGGACCGGGCCAAGGCCCTTCCCGAGACACAGCTGCCGCAGCCCGGGCAACCGCTCACCGGACCTCCGCCGCCGCGGGCCTGGGCCGACAAGGATCCCGCAGCGGCCGCGAGGCTGTCCGCTGCGCGGGCTGCGGTTTCCGCGTTGGCCGAGTCGCTGAACATGCCTCAGGAGAACCTGATCACTCCGGACACGGTGCGGCGGGTCTGCTGGGAGCCGCCGGCCGTGGTCAGCGCGGAGTCGGTCGGGGCGGCGTTGGCCGGTCACGGGGCGCGGGCCTGGCAGGTCGAGCAGGTGACTCCTGTGCTGGTGGCCGCGCTTTCCGCCTAG